The segment GATATCCTGACTTTCTTTGAGAAATGCGACAACGTAACAACAAAAGATCAGAGGCCCTCGTATTTCCGTGTCCCTCCTTTGTAATAATGGCAACCACTACAAAAAATGTATAGCACACAGGGAATAATCAAGAAGGTGACTGTGTCTCCGCAGTTGTTCTGGTTTATCCCGCGGCAGTTCACGAGGCCGACCATATGGTACCTACGAGGCCACGCGTCAACAAAGGGTTTATTACTGGGTGGCCATGATTGCTTGCGGGGCCTTGATGGAGAGGGTGATTATCGCTCACTTACCGCTCAGCGTTAATCTGTGGCGTGACGTCATTAGCTGCGAATCAACAACAGCTTACGTCAGCAACGCGTCAACACCGTGAGCTACGTGATAACACGCTAGCTGTTTGATCTCGGTTCTTCATATTTGACCTTGCATGTATTGCGATTATACATACAGGCACTGGATCAGGTAACGCGCAGTGCTAGCAGTGTCAGCTGTTTGACTGAAGACAGAGCATGTATATATATGGAAACGGGTCGCAACACCCCACATTATAGGTAGATCTAGAGAGGGGAGGGGGATAGTTTGCAGGGATGCGCCTCTTGTCCCGAAACTTacttaaatgaccattgaaactctcgtgAAAACGGGTAAAAGTGAAGTGTGTACCCTCTATATCTCAAAAAGATGTTTCCGCTCTGATAACAACAAAACGTTACCATTAACCGTAGAAAATCCATAGAAACCTCAATTTAAGCTATTATCTGGATACACTGATACTCAACATCTTTCCCTGCACCCCCACcccaaacaacaaataaacaaacaaacaaacaaacaaaacccaatcaaacaaaaagaaaacgaacaaacaaaaaacataaaacaaacagtacaaagcaaacaatacaaacaaaaatatacaaattaaaaaacaaaacaaaaacaacaacagcatcaaATAAATTAATGGAAATAGATCGTCTCTAGGTCCGGTTCACAGTCATATGTGGGACACCCCACACCGTTAATTAACCCCCGCCAAACGGCACTTGTTCCACGATATACACTTGTGTACATACATTGTTTCTGTGATGctaggggcggtgggggtagcctagtagtttaAACGTTTGCGTGTCACGccggaagacccaggttcgatacTTCACATGGGTAAATTGTGTGGAGCCAATTTCCAGTGTAtcccccgtgatattgctggaatgttgctaaaagcgtcgtaaaactatactcactcagtcactcactcactcacccactctttgATGTCAATAGTCATGGACAACTGATATCAACTTTCGTCCGACTAATGGCGTTTGCATGACCTCTGATTCCGGTGACGTCAAGCTTGACACTCAGCTTGTCCTGCTGCTTTGTGGTCCAAGTAAAACAGGTAGTCTAGTTCTACTCCCTGTCGATTTAAGGCCATTTCAGGTGGTTCTGTTAGACAAACGACGATGTGGAATCCACTCTGTTTTTAAAACGCCATTACACATAAACGGATACAGTGTTGTGAGAAGGGGTGTATCCTCCCGAAGTGTTGTCACTCGTGGTTGACCTGAACGCTAACGGTCGTTAGTTTACTGGTATTTTCTGGCCAATCGGCAGACAACCAACAAGTCTTGCATTCCGCATACCTTTAGCTTACTATATTTGAATGGTTGCCATTTGATGAGGCTCCATGTTTACTTATCGACAACCGAATCAAATGATTTTCCATATTATAGAGCAGTAAGAACAGTTTACAGAAACTTCATATTTGCTTGGTGACTGGTACACGTACTGCACGTGACGCTCACATGTGACCGTGGCTATGTGAGATCGGTGCCCCCGTATGGTCAGAGGAAGAggaatcacacaaacaacatatttctgATTTGAGCATAcataaccatatatatatatatatgtgtgtgtgtgtgtgtgtgtgtgtgtgtgtgtgtgtgtgtgtgtgtgtaatcacGGGTGTTGCGATAGATTTTCTCGTGTATATACATGTCCTGCATGTTTGTTTAACGCATGAAACGTGTGTATCAGCAGACGCTTGCTTTGGTACGTCATGGAATATCTGCATCGAGTGACTAGCGTTTGATTCTGTAGGTCACGTGATGCTTATGAACCTGAACATCTACTTGTTTCTGTGTGTCATGTTGCCATCAGCAGGTTGTTGCATCTATATATAGTGTAACGATACATTGTGCAATACTCATGAGCAGGTGCTTGTCACTGTACAACACGATACCAACAAACTGGTTTCATTTCTGCACGCCATGTTACAGAAAACGTTAGTTTCTATTCGTATGTTCGCTCGAAGACTTGACTGACTCTTCACGATGTTGATGACTAAATTGTTGCAGATTCAGTCAACAGTCGTCATAGAGCAGGATGCAGCGTTAACCCCAGACCAGCCGTTCCTACAGCATGTTTACCATAATGACAGGAACAAGTAGCAAAGGAtcattttgtttaatgttttcagTTAGACATGGTACTTTACAATTTGATCTTTGGCAGAATAGTTATAACatgatgaatgatgaatgaATTGATATCTTACAGGATTTTCCCTTGTGCCCCAAAGTAAGATATTCGTCCTTAGTACTCCCAGAAACATGTTCCATAACCTGCATGATActgagtgcgtgtgtgagtatggtttgacgtcgcttctagcaatattcaagcaatgcgtgggacacctgaaattggattcacacattgtacccatgtagggaatcgaacccggattttcagcatgacgagcgacctctttaacaactaggctacccatcCGCCCCGCACCAAAATGTGATCGGAGTATAGCCGCGAATGGTAAAATTGTTGTTCTGTAACGATTAATGACCATCCAATATATGGCAATAGAAGCCACATTACAACCAATAATCATGACTGGTCGGAGAATACATACAGACAATTTGCTAATAACGTCAAATGGCACGACGTCTCATGTAAATTTAACTTTTTAAATTTGTGGAATTACtagaaaagtgataaatatttaCATCACCTCCGCGAGTATGTCTGTCTTCAAAGCTAACGGCAAGGGGAGACAACCAAAGTTTATGACCTTCCTGCCAATTTGTGCCCATATTATTTGCATGCAGGACCTCTTCAAGCTCCATACGTGTCTAGTATAGGTCTCTATCTCCTCCAAAATTACGCCCAAACAGGCATTCCCACATGAATTCTTCTCCACGTCTTCTTTCAGCTGCCGGATATATTGTTCAGTTTCCTGTAAAGATTTCATCGTCATCCCTTTCAATAAAGGCTCCAGTCGTCTGCTGTCTGCTAGTTTCTGAAAGGTCGTGTCTTTGGTCAAATTCGTCACGTCGCCATAGAAAACTTCACAGAAGTAGCTCAGAGGCAAACAGTCTGTGTGTATGTTCGGATCCGCGCCACGACGCAAAAGCAGATGCAACGTCTGCTTGTGGAAACCAAGACGTCTGCTTGTGTCTGCCAGTGCGTGGAGACTGGTCCCGTACCGGTTCTGTCCAGTGTTGCCTATGTAGTTGACGTCTGCACCGTGATTTAAGAGGATCTCTGTACTTTTATACATGAACTTATGGACGGTGTCCAGTTCACAGTCATCGGCTACATATGTGGCTAGAGTGTCAAAAAGACTGTGAAGCGCAGATGGGTAGGCTTTTCTACCGAAAGCAGTTTcatattcattttcattcaCGAGTTCCTCTATTTTAATTTCATCAAAATTGGGATCCGCTCTGGAATTTAACAGAAGCAGCAGACAAGCTATTCGATAAGGTGCTGATCGCTCGAGGTCGTGAAAGTGGGTGCGGCTCAGGAGGCTGTAGAGAGGAAACGTCCTGGACGGGCGAAACGCGTGAACGGAGTGTCCATGACGCAACAACACTGACGTCACTGCCAAGAGAGACTCGTACCATGTCTTATCAAAGGAATAGCTATATGTGAACAGTACGTGGAAGAAATTCATCCCGCCAAACACATCCTTTTTATCAATGTCATGACGAAGCAGTGCGTCTAGGCACTCAGGCCGAGCCATCTTGAGCGCAAGAGCAACCGCTTTTTGTAGATCTGATCGAGAGGGATTCTCGCACAGAAGTAAGCGAAGGGCACTGGGAGAGTCCATTTTACACGCAAGATCAGTATAGCTCTCTGATTTTTCTTTGCTGGTTGTTTTGCTTCCTGTCTGACTGAAATCCAAAATTGCTTTCACACACATGAGGTGACCAGCCTCTGCCGCCACGTCTAGGGGCGTACATTTCTTCTGCTCATTATCTGCGTCTACACAATTTACACTGTGACGTTCGTCTCCTGGAAAGTGGAAAAGCGCTGGTTTGTTGTCGCCTGCTCTCTCCTGAAGCAGCATGATGAGGAGCGA is part of the Haliotis asinina isolate JCU_RB_2024 chromosome 6, JCU_Hal_asi_v2, whole genome shotgun sequence genome and harbors:
- the LOC137286484 gene encoding poly [ADP-ribose] polymerase tankyrase-1-like, whose product is MGTPTEQERHAQEVLRSILNHEDSINLRSSIDTCSPGALQSWRDSSGLDLLHHAILTNNVVAVGTLFSRGLFKTPHEPGRHPYLHLACHLGYKSLLIMLLQERAGDNKPALFHFPGDERHSVNCVDADNEQKKCTPLDVAAEAGHLMCVKAILDFSQTGSKTTSKEKSESYTDLACKMDSPSALRLLLCENPSRSDLQKAVALALKMARPECLDALLRHDIDKKDVFGGMNFFHVLFTYSYSFDKTWYESLLAVTSVLLRHGHSVHAFRPSRTFPLYSLLSRTHFHDLERSAPYRIACLLLLLNSRADPNFDEIKIEELVNENEYETAFGRKAYPSALHSLFDTLATYVADDCELDTVHKFMYKSTEILLNHGADVNYIGNTGQNRYGTSLHALADTSRRLGFHKQTLHLLLRRGADPNIHTDCLPLSYFCEVFYGDVTNLTKDTTFQKLADSRRLEPLLKGMTMKSLQETEQYIRQLKEDVEKNSCGNACLGVILEEIETYTRHVWSLKRSCMQIIWAQIGRKVINFGCLPLPLALKTDILAEVM